In Maridesulfovibrio sp., the following proteins share a genomic window:
- a CDS encoding glycosyltransferase, with protein sequence MSSPLISICTFCYNRKHLITDLITSVLSQITDECEFIIVDDGSTDGTDSICQLEGVRYFWQENQGRPAARNKCLELAKGDYIIWIGSDDQLAPRILAHYLDKIKNHQPFDVFTGSILVTNHLLQPYERRSVPEWIEQPESLISGMIFKNWISDGGTLVRRELYSRYGGYDPEFKVCQDYEWFSRVVDKIKIRRTDADMQLWRIHNNGRAADTDLSPYESEISARLILRIGLKRACPDVSWDRLPTHLAEAIACLKLGMRFVELTDSWRSKRLFTHAVKLAKGTELAVNAHECLTLALKIEQEGIVKQEVDFSPTDPLEGLS encoded by the coding sequence ATGTCTTCTCCCCTTATCTCTATTTGCACTTTCTGCTATAATCGCAAGCATTTAATCACTGACCTCATAACTTCCGTTTTGAGCCAGATTACAGATGAGTGTGAATTTATCATTGTAGACGACGGATCAACAGACGGGACGGATTCGATTTGTCAGCTGGAGGGAGTCCGTTATTTCTGGCAGGAAAATCAAGGTCGCCCGGCAGCCCGCAACAAGTGCCTTGAATTGGCGAAAGGGGACTATATTATCTGGATCGGGTCCGATGATCAGCTTGCTCCCCGTATTCTGGCTCATTATCTGGACAAAATTAAAAACCACCAGCCATTTGATGTTTTTACCGGCTCTATTCTGGTGACCAATCATCTGCTGCAACCCTATGAGAGGCGCAGTGTTCCTGAGTGGATAGAACAGCCGGAATCTTTGATCTCGGGAATGATTTTTAAAAACTGGATTTCCGACGGCGGTACTCTAGTTCGCAGGGAGCTTTATTCCCGTTATGGCGGATATGACCCTGAGTTTAAGGTTTGTCAGGATTATGAGTGGTTTTCACGGGTTGTCGACAAAATCAAAATCCGCAGGACTGACGCGGATATGCAGCTTTGGCGTATTCATAACAACGGGCGTGCAGCAGATACGGATTTAAGCCCTTATGAATCAGAAATTTCAGCAAGGCTTATCCTCAGGATTGGCTTAAAACGTGCCTGCCCGGATGTCAGCTGGGATCGATTGCCGACACATCTGGCGGAGGCGATTGCCTGCCTTAAGCTGGGAATGCGTTTTGTGGAATTGACAGACAGCTGGAGAAGTAAGCGTCTGTTCACCCATGCAGTAAAATTGGCAAAGGGTACAGAACTGGCTGTAAACGCTCATGAGTGCCTTACTCTTGCGTTGAAGATTGAGCAGGAAGGTATAGTAAAACAGGAAGTTGATTTTTCTCCCACCGATCCGCTTGAAGGTTTGTCTTAG
- a CDS encoding glycosyltransferase family 2 protein, producing the protein MPKVSVVVAVYNAQQWLPHFFACLQKQTLKDFEVLLVDDCSTDGSVAMIREMSGFDPRFKLLPQPENMGAGPARNRGIMEAAGETLCFADPDDQLPENSLEVRYNAYKKHNAIVRACHGEFTNDGILLNQETRPERFPDICKPVDYVKHSTVGLFFCAHWAWLFPTDLLRRKKIFNGLNMRTAEDIVFLARLFFHIPRMVWIPDTVYYWVKRSDSLSSTVYSAEHYVNYLQCCEVFYEEAAKAGQLRIADMFFNEYLSTYIPNLLNSICDENNDEEDAQDFVIQMARINTIYRVISRNIENIQKNIMGNVGLFQLWDVLQSKDPSAITRLVQAHTRFKELKNNNN; encoded by the coding sequence ATGCCTAAAGTTTCCGTTGTTGTTGCTGTTTATAATGCACAGCAGTGGCTGCCGCATTTTTTTGCTTGTTTGCAGAAGCAGACCTTGAAAGATTTTGAAGTGCTTTTGGTTGATGATTGCTCCACAGATGGAAGTGTAGCCATGATCAGGGAAATGTCCGGGTTTGATCCCCGTTTTAAGCTTTTACCCCAGCCTGAGAATATGGGCGCAGGCCCTGCCCGCAACAGGGGGATAATGGAAGCTGCCGGGGAAACCCTTTGTTTTGCAGATCCTGATGATCAACTGCCGGAAAATTCACTTGAGGTCCGTTACAATGCTTACAAGAAGCATAATGCTATTGTCCGGGCCTGTCATGGCGAATTTACAAATGATGGCATACTCTTAAATCAGGAAACAAGACCGGAGCGGTTTCCGGATATTTGTAAACCGGTGGATTATGTTAAGCATTCTACTGTGGGACTTTTTTTTTGTGCCCACTGGGCATGGCTTTTCCCTACCGACTTATTGCGCCGTAAAAAGATTTTTAACGGCTTAAATATGCGGACCGCCGAGGATATTGTCTTTCTTGCACGTCTTTTTTTTCATATCCCCCGTATGGTCTGGATTCCTGATACTGTTTACTATTGGGTAAAACGCAGCGATTCTCTTTCCTCCACTGTTTATTCAGCTGAACATTATGTTAATTATTTACAGTGCTGTGAGGTCTTTTATGAAGAGGCTGCGAAAGCCGGGCAGTTGAGAATTGCAGACATGTTTTTTAATGAGTACCTGTCCACATATATTCCCAACCTGCTTAACAGTATCTGTGATGAAAATAATGATGAAGAGGATGCTCAGGACTTTGTTATTCAAATGGCCAGAATCAATACTATTTATCGTGTGATTTCACGCAATATTGAAAATATTCAGAAAAATATCATGGGTAATGTCGGGCTGTTCCAGCTTTGGGATGTTTTGCAAAGTAAAGATCCGTCTGCAATAACCAGGCTGGTGCAAGCCCATACCCGCTTTAAGGAATTAAAAAATAATAATAATTAA
- a CDS encoding class I SAM-dependent methyltransferase: MIATPKEILLSVFPEEEITDYLLHRASLVQEQFQRLSAHRLISLEDDIIGKNILDWECGTAAHASLFVFSGAKHVVATDSYPMWENPQIFSIAQNHFTYRGLSLPHALEDLPKNLLFDLCFSNTSSEHIAVEILEQSLQLIHQRLTKGGILFINHDNYYSPMGAHDVAVMHSKENYKTIIPKGEECWNDGFCPSSKETREYLGSQIYHPTDLDSPPESLDISIGDYVRCTDCPYYKRSQLWAHLLYPDEFDSLFGTWHRDCLNKITIQELRAILDRCGFDIVLEHPLIISNIPPATLLAKYGEENLTTTTLKMRCVAR; encoded by the coding sequence ATGATAGCTACCCCCAAAGAAATACTTCTTTCAGTTTTTCCAGAAGAAGAAATTACAGACTACCTGCTCCACAGGGCAAGCTTGGTGCAAGAGCAGTTTCAGCGTCTTTCTGCTCATCGATTAATTTCTTTAGAAGATGATATTATTGGAAAAAATATACTCGATTGGGAGTGTGGTACTGCCGCCCATGCGTCTCTTTTCGTCTTCTCAGGCGCAAAACATGTTGTGGCAACAGATAGTTATCCAATGTGGGAAAATCCTCAGATATTCTCAATTGCGCAAAACCACTTTACATATCGTGGACTAAGCTTGCCTCATGCCTTGGAAGATCTGCCCAAAAATCTGCTTTTCGATTTATGCTTTTCCAACACCTCCTCTGAGCATATAGCCGTAGAAATACTGGAACAGAGCTTACAGTTGATCCATCAACGCCTCACCAAAGGCGGTATCCTGTTTATAAACCATGATAATTATTACAGCCCAATGGGGGCACATGATGTTGCAGTAATGCACTCAAAGGAGAATTACAAAACAATCATTCCTAAGGGCGAAGAATGCTGGAATGACGGGTTCTGCCCTTCGTCTAAAGAAACACGGGAATATTTAGGTTCACAGATCTACCATCCGACAGATCTTGATTCACCTCCTGAAAGTCTGGATATCTCCATAGGAGACTATGTGAGGTGCACAGATTGTCCTTACTATAAAAGATCTCAACTATGGGCACATCTTTTATACCCCGATGAATTTGATTCGTTGTTTGGAACCTGGCACAGAGACTGCCTGAATAAAATAACTATTCAAGAACTTCGCGCTATATTAGACAGATGCGGTTTTGATATTGTGTTGGAACATCCGCTGATTATATCAAACATTCCCCCTGCAACTCTGTTAGCAAAATATGGAGAGGAAAATCTAACAACAACAACTTTAAAAATGAGATGTGTAGCAAGGTAA
- a CDS encoding radical SAM protein yields the protein MKKTFKGIDLVNLSITNKCILQCPSCPTGRQNFISQKALKYTPLDTCVKIFRKVLDIYGKQMFYLHIWNEPLIHPQLHEILAALNNFGHTAFASSNLNLKQDWEKLLNATALKVLVVSMSGYHQETYERGHRGGNVELVLNNLKEIGKYTRDSRTQVVLNFHQYKDNAEDAAILESLCNEYGIIFKPYLASLLQDHIHEDVVSGSPRWKQNSDAMELVLPRLKFQPFPFTNIDNVAPVPCHSQNHVLVLDYEGNICTCTHKGPEDPNRLGNFLAMTKEDIDKAKKVAPVCVECRKLGLHLEYAFACFFERPSKDSSETIALLKGSALSADFANKKIFVFGAGMSGGAVAPFLKHRGYLVQGFIDDDARKIGTLIHGLPVYAFSEVLANYPEAIIIDTIRSSPARKYVEDNPKNTGVSVYSAEDFLYTIVKNA from the coding sequence ATGAAAAAAACATTTAAAGGCATTGATCTTGTAAACCTTTCCATTACTAACAAATGCATATTGCAATGCCCAAGTTGCCCTACGGGAAGACAAAATTTTATTTCACAAAAAGCTTTAAAATATACTCCCCTAGACACATGTGTAAAAATATTCCGTAAAGTTTTAGATATTTATGGTAAACAAATGTTTTACCTCCATATATGGAATGAACCACTCATTCATCCACAGCTTCATGAAATCCTTGCTGCTTTAAACAACTTTGGACATACAGCCTTTGCCAGTTCTAATCTTAATCTTAAACAGGATTGGGAAAAACTTTTGAATGCTACGGCACTAAAGGTGCTTGTCGTTTCTATGTCGGGCTATCATCAAGAGACGTACGAACGTGGACATCGAGGGGGGAATGTAGAGCTTGTCCTTAATAACCTGAAAGAGATTGGCAAATATACAAGGGATTCGCGTACTCAGGTTGTTCTTAATTTTCACCAATACAAAGATAATGCAGAAGATGCTGCCATTCTGGAATCACTTTGCAATGAATATGGCATTATTTTTAAACCATACCTTGCTTCTCTCCTGCAAGACCACATCCATGAAGACGTAGTATCAGGTTCTCCCCGCTGGAAACAAAATTCTGACGCTATGGAGCTGGTCCTTCCGCGTCTTAAGTTTCAGCCTTTTCCTTTTACAAACATAGACAATGTCGCGCCAGTTCCGTGTCATTCGCAAAATCATGTTCTGGTTCTTGACTATGAAGGTAATATCTGCACCTGCACCCATAAAGGGCCGGAAGACCCCAATCGCCTTGGTAATTTTCTTGCTATGACCAAAGAGGACATCGACAAAGCCAAGAAGGTGGCTCCTGTTTGTGTTGAGTGCAGGAAGTTGGGACTTCACCTCGAATATGCGTTTGCCTGCTTCTTTGAGCGTCCCAGCAAGGACAGTTCGGAAACCATTGCCCTGCTCAAAGGCTCTGCTCTTTCTGCGGACTTTGCTAACAAAAAAATCTTTGTATTCGGAGCAGGCATGTCCGGTGGAGCAGTCGCTCCTTTTCTCAAGCATAGGGGATATCTGGTACAGGGCTTTATAGATGATGATGCCAGAAAGATTGGCACTCTTATTCATGGACTTCCTGTGTACGCTTTTTCTGAAGTGCTCGCCAATTACCCCGAAGCCATCATTATCGATACTATCAGGTCGTCTCCAGCGCGAAAATATGTTGAAGATAACCCAAAAAATACGGGTGTTTCAGTGTATTCGGCAGAAGATTTTCTTTATACAATCGTAAAAAATGCTTGA
- a CDS encoding methyltransferase domain-containing protein: MNLLFRNDDISADNNAVDLKELCNIFHQYGFTQLHGVTLYGWTQEHSIENGIPKVYPEHDEITNLSNKQIKELSQDKFVGDNKELVAYINSIPDPIALHGLYHYDYSQMTKEEQEADILCGLELLTKLFPKKIVKDFIAPYNKANEHTHAVCEKLGLKLHTANGTHLEALIHYGNNWKLVEGETYRYHHHRFYKDSLFDNYKLSTERLYRFFMHTTVRPLMSIDEYKDCIQKADAQTWYGYAYEKYEELKQCYLPYMWIRNNIARDYKILETGCGAGGVLHFLWHEGFCNLYGHDYDAKAIDAAKRIAQKHGAEMNFEIVDCTTPNDIGTFDVLLGMNWFYLIDGYDLAQFIRQYSPHVAGEGYLIFDVIDSSYNKNPLNMYHTQDWKIEDGERRPSEYKVRYSTEEVIEIAKENNLSLVENWYVDYTIPRRVFVFQAQK, from the coding sequence ATGAACTTATTATTTAGAAATGACGACATTAGCGCAGACAACAATGCTGTAGACCTAAAAGAACTCTGCAATATTTTTCATCAATATGGTTTTACTCAATTGCATGGTGTTACTTTGTACGGATGGACTCAAGAACACAGCATTGAAAATGGAATTCCCAAAGTTTATCCTGAGCATGATGAAATTACCAACCTTTCCAATAAGCAAATTAAAGAACTTTCCCAGGACAAATTTGTTGGGGACAACAAAGAACTCGTTGCCTACATAAACAGCATTCCAGATCCGATCGCACTTCATGGTCTCTATCATTACGACTATTCGCAAATGACCAAGGAAGAACAAGAGGCTGACATTCTTTGCGGACTTGAATTACTGACGAAGCTTTTTCCTAAAAAAATTGTTAAAGATTTTATAGCTCCCTATAACAAAGCAAATGAACACACTCATGCTGTGTGCGAGAAACTTGGACTTAAACTTCATACAGCCAACGGAACGCATCTGGAAGCTCTTATACACTATGGTAATAATTGGAAACTAGTTGAAGGCGAGACATACCGTTACCACCACCACAGATTTTATAAAGATTCACTCTTTGATAATTACAAGCTGTCAACTGAACGTCTTTATCGTTTTTTCATGCACACCACTGTGCGTCCTTTAATGAGTATTGACGAATATAAAGATTGTATTCAAAAGGCTGACGCACAAACCTGGTACGGCTATGCATATGAAAAATACGAAGAGTTAAAGCAGTGCTATCTTCCATATATGTGGATAAGAAACAATATTGCCAGAGATTATAAAATTTTGGAAACAGGATGCGGAGCTGGCGGGGTACTGCACTTCCTCTGGCACGAAGGATTTTGCAATCTATACGGACACGATTACGACGCCAAGGCCATTGATGCAGCGAAGAGAATTGCTCAAAAGCATGGCGCTGAGATGAACTTCGAAATTGTTGATTGTACAACTCCTAACGATATTGGGACATTTGATGTTCTTTTAGGAATGAATTGGTTCTATCTTATCGATGGGTATGATCTGGCGCAATTTATTCGTCAATACAGCCCTCATGTAGCTGGTGAAGGTTACTTGATTTTTGATGTTATCGATTCATCCTATAATAAAAATCCTCTGAACATGTATCATACGCAGGACTGGAAAATAGAGGACGGAGAAAGAAGGCCCAGCGAATATAAGGTACGTTACTCAACTGAAGAGGTGATTGAGATAGCCAAAGAGAACAATCTTTCTTTGGTAGAAAATTGGTACGTTGATTACACGATCCCCCGTAGGGTTTTCGTTTTTCAAGCCCAAAAATAG
- a CDS encoding glycosyltransferase, whose protein sequence is MSRSSTKGICLIIPTITWGGAEKVMVHLAEWWAENKGHVDLITFSRMADEIPISKNVNRVFLEDLPCPDNLPVNLEWEEETENIYKLASAIQQTQKKYIVSFLSRMNVRTLIAAPRESKVVVSEHSYPPLREMPPSFEELRKKWYQQAHRVILLTQRARVDWADTFLPRQKTEVIQNPFLPVENSNDDVSHILPPNYFLAVGRLAKGKGHDILIKAFSLFLQRHEGVKLVLIGEGPEYNSIMALVEKLELEDHVLFLKHRNRVDIAMQKALALILSSFFEGFPNVLVEAMAYGTACIASDCKTGPSELIKSNHSGILFPPGNIHCLHRAMEIIYTKQDLRNKLINNARQKIALLTKDKIFPQWSGLFF, encoded by the coding sequence ATGTCACGTAGCTCTACAAAAGGAATCTGCCTCATAATCCCCACAATAACTTGGGGCGGAGCTGAAAAAGTAATGGTGCACCTTGCGGAATGGTGGGCAGAGAACAAAGGGCATGTTGATTTAATCACTTTTTCCCGCATGGCAGATGAAATTCCCATCTCAAAAAACGTAAACAGAGTGTTTTTAGAAGACCTGCCATGCCCTGACAATTTGCCGGTTAATTTGGAATGGGAGGAAGAAACAGAGAATATTTATAAACTGGCTTCAGCAATCCAACAAACGCAGAAGAAGTATATAGTAAGCTTTCTTTCACGCATGAATGTTCGAACCCTTATCGCTGCTCCCAGGGAAAGCAAGGTTGTAGTTAGTGAGCATTCATACCCTCCCTTGCGAGAGATGCCCCCCTCTTTTGAGGAGCTTCGCAAGAAGTGGTACCAACAAGCCCACAGGGTAATCTTGCTTACACAGCGAGCCCGCGTTGACTGGGCGGATACATTTTTGCCCCGTCAAAAGACAGAAGTTATCCAGAATCCGTTCTTGCCAGTTGAAAATTCCAATGACGATGTAAGCCACATTTTACCGCCCAATTACTTTCTTGCAGTGGGAAGGCTGGCAAAAGGAAAAGGACACGACATATTAATCAAAGCTTTTTCATTGTTTTTGCAAAGACATGAAGGAGTAAAGCTTGTTTTAATTGGTGAGGGTCCCGAATATAACTCGATCATGGCGCTTGTAGAAAAATTAGAGCTGGAAGACCATGTCCTTTTCCTGAAACATCGCAATCGGGTAGATATTGCCATGCAAAAGGCACTGGCGTTAATACTTTCTTCATTTTTTGAAGGTTTTCCAAATGTTCTTGTGGAGGCCATGGCCTATGGTACAGCGTGTATTGCCTCAGATTGTAAAACAGGTCCATCTGAACTTATCAAATCGAATCATTCGGGAATACTATTCCCCCCAGGCAATATTCACTGCTTGCATAGGGCAATGGAAATAATCTACACCAAACAAGATTTACGAAACAAATTAATTAACAATGCGAGGCAAAAGATCGCTTTGTTAACAAAAGACAAAATCTTTCCTCAATGGAGCGGTTTGTTTTTCTAG
- a CDS encoding class I SAM-dependent methyltransferase: protein MKNSDITLEQICCPVCSTESAKEIFRRPDHAFQVSSYAFPVVKCINCGMGYVKTRPSAQSLHAFYPAEFYKKNHTEAAPVLHKKLNLLNKFTTEGTLLDIGCAGGEFIHHASQNGWEAYGYEWSSTPPNHFSGRIAYGESPLEAYEGKRFSAITAWAVMEHAHNLQSLTKDISKLLAPGGIFVCLVTNFNSLPARFMQRDDIPRHLNLFTKSSLTRLLKEHRMSPIHWDFGNEIFSGSHLGLLVFLAKRFAGESIETIVEQHRAPGQRSLFCNTLYGSPSRMIKALCRLDKALTPGIDFLASKLNAGLTMTVIAKKNSADS from the coding sequence ATGAAGAATTCTGACATTACACTCGAGCAAATTTGCTGTCCTGTTTGTTCGACTGAATCAGCTAAGGAAATTTTCCGCCGCCCCGATCATGCTTTTCAAGTCAGTTCTTATGCATTTCCTGTTGTAAAGTGCATTAATTGTGGCATGGGATATGTGAAGACAAGGCCCTCTGCACAGTCTCTTCACGCATTTTATCCTGCTGAGTTTTATAAAAAAAACCATACAGAAGCCGCTCCAGTACTACACAAAAAACTAAACTTGCTTAATAAATTCACCACAGAAGGAACACTGTTGGATATTGGATGTGCTGGTGGAGAGTTTATTCATCATGCATCCCAAAATGGATGGGAAGCGTATGGATATGAGTGGTCATCTACTCCCCCTAACCATTTTTCCGGGCGAATTGCCTATGGCGAATCGCCCCTTGAAGCATATGAAGGGAAAAGATTTTCCGCCATTACAGCATGGGCGGTAATGGAACATGCACACAACTTACAATCCCTTACTAAAGATATAAGCAAGTTGCTTGCACCTGGTGGAATCTTTGTATGTTTAGTGACTAATTTCAATAGCTTGCCTGCCAGATTTATGCAACGGGATGATATCCCGCGTCATCTGAATTTATTTACCAAGTCATCCCTTACCAGACTATTGAAAGAACATCGCATGTCTCCTATCCATTGGGATTTTGGTAATGAAATCTTCAGCGGCAGCCACCTTGGTCTTTTAGTCTTTCTTGCTAAACGATTTGCAGGAGAATCCATAGAGACTATTGTCGAGCAGCACCGGGCTCCAGGACAAAGATCGTTATTTTGCAACACTCTTTACGGAAGCCCCTCAAGAATGATAAAAGCTCTCTGTAGATTAGATAAAGCCCTGACTCCAGGCATCGACTTTTTGGCTTCAAAATTAAATGCAGGGCTAACTATGACAGTGATAGCAAAGAAGAATAGCGCGGATAGTTAA
- a CDS encoding glycosyltransferase family 4 protein, producing MSISIVANCNYVALGLVGNYASEYFELNKLNVLFERVAMQIEGITMIIRSLMGGGAERVMTTMANYWVARGVSVSIITSVPPDTDAYTLDSRVKRIWLKPPSVSFGSFFNFPWSTRKLKDTIREEGNKLIISFMDRSNIPVILATRGLNVKVVVAERIDPRTQNYGICKRTFMRFCYPRADAVTVLTENVKEEWAAHFVPSQKVHVVHNPVLPLEVRPEEVPEWLPEKFICCMGRLHYQKGFDILLDRLPEIFKHYPDYTLVILGEGEDRDKLEMQCRELKVEDKVIMPGFIKNPHSIMEKASLFVFPSRFEGFPNALVEAMALGISVVSFDCPSGPASLIEPGKNGLLLPPEDPVALEQAIMELLGNPEERKRLGEAAKKVQEKCHPEKVMQLWTSLLEDLQGDSALKTKGKGTVRQLDSTILSEIYQTDSTR from the coding sequence GTGAGTATATCAATAGTCGCCAACTGTAACTATGTAGCTCTTGGACTTGTAGGTAATTATGCAAGCGAGTATTTTGAATTAAATAAATTAAATGTTCTTTTTGAGAGGGTTGCTATGCAAATTGAAGGGATAACCATGATAATCCGCTCCCTTATGGGAGGGGGGGCAGAAAGAGTGATGACAACAATGGCTAACTATTGGGTAGCCCGAGGTGTGTCAGTCTCAATCATAACTTCTGTTCCTCCAGATACGGATGCATATACTCTTGACTCAAGAGTAAAAAGGATCTGGTTAAAACCTCCTAGTGTATCTTTCGGCTCTTTTTTCAATTTTCCATGGAGCACCAGAAAGCTTAAGGACACTATTCGAGAAGAAGGTAACAAGTTAATTATCAGTTTTATGGACCGTTCAAACATTCCGGTTATTCTAGCAACCCGTGGCTTGAATGTGAAAGTAGTTGTCGCTGAAAGAATTGATCCACGTACTCAGAACTATGGGATATGCAAGCGAACGTTTATGAGATTTTGCTATCCGCGAGCCGATGCTGTTACCGTTCTAACAGAAAATGTAAAAGAAGAATGGGCTGCCCACTTTGTGCCATCCCAAAAAGTTCATGTAGTTCATAATCCCGTACTCCCTTTGGAGGTGCGCCCTGAAGAGGTGCCTGAGTGGTTACCAGAGAAATTCATATGTTGTATGGGGCGGCTGCATTATCAAAAAGGATTTGATATCCTGTTAGATCGTCTTCCTGAAATATTTAAGCATTACCCCGACTATACTCTAGTTATTTTAGGTGAAGGAGAGGATCGTGATAAGCTGGAAATGCAATGCCGAGAATTAAAGGTTGAGGACAAGGTAATAATGCCTGGGTTTATTAAGAATCCACATTCAATAATGGAAAAGGCATCACTTTTTGTTTTTCCTTCTCGCTTCGAAGGCTTTCCCAATGCTTTGGTAGAAGCTATGGCATTGGGGATTTCTGTTGTTAGTTTTGACTGTCCATCTGGACCTGCATCTCTTATCGAACCCGGTAAAAATGGACTTTTGCTCCCGCCTGAAGATCCTGTAGCTCTTGAGCAGGCAATCATGGAATTACTTGGAAATCCTGAAGAACGAAAGAGGTTAGGTGAGGCAGCTAAAAAAGTTCAAGAGAAATGCCACCCTGAAAAAGTTATGCAACTATGGACCTCTTTGCTGGAAGATCTACAGGGAGATAGTGCATTAAAAACAAAAGGGAAAGGGACTGTGCGTCAATTGGATAGCACGATTCTCTCAGAAATATATCAGACTGATTCGACTAGGTAG